The stretch of DNA tcgctaaagagaaaaaagaagagaatgtgtgtgtgtgtattacatgtttattaaatCAGACATGTGACTTAAGGTCGGGAACTGACATAAGACTGAAGGTCGAGAATACAAACATGcgggatataaatataaaaacttgccTGCCGGTggaaaattaacattattaccttctaaaaataaatctattccgcataatgtatttcgatttaatattaaagtgcCATGATGCGATATTCTCATGTTCCACGAGAATGCCCGGTCTTTGACCGCGGTTTCTCAAGGCAAACAGCTAATGGATCagacaaaaaagaaatgtactCCGCGATCAAGATGCTTAACATTCCACATAGCACTTGGCGGAAGACATAATTATAACATGTAAGACTCGATGTATACCGAATTAATGAGTAGAGTCGAAAATTATTCCACAATagtgtaatatgtaaataaaaaaggaaagaatctataatattaactttaacaTATGCTTACGTTCTTATAACCGCTGAAtcgtttttatatgtatagtgaAAACGTGCGATTATGTAAACTCAGACCGAGGACAGCGCaaaatttcacgaaaataCACAAATTGCAAAGACTTTCACAAAAAATtgtgcataatttattataatggaTTCCGTTTTCTCACAGTGATTTGACATTATTTTCCGAATcgataaatactttttattcacttgtttagtatattaattataacaattataattataataattaattataataatgtattaatggcagataattaataatattattaatatttattaataagaggTATATCcctttatttattcaattgcaGTTCACTTGTAATAATTGATTCAACTTATGGTTTGGTTCGATTTGAAAATCTGTTCGAAGGGAAAATTGCGGAAGGAATTATCGAAGATTTCCGTAAAAGCGGTGGAGACGAGTTCGTTAATTAAACGCCTCGTTACCACGAAACTCGGTTGCCAGGTGTTGTTGATTATTTTGTCGAGgatattttcgagaaattccTTGCCGAACAGAAGATTCGTGACGTGAAGTTCTAGATCTCTGATGGTCTCAACGTCCATTTGGGCCCGCAATTTTTGTCCCGGTAATCTAGTCACGGTGGTAGTTTGTATTAGGTCGTCTGCGAGAGGGAAAGAAACACCATACCATGAAatagaaaatcattttaatgcaCCTCTCTTCTAATCCTATAGTGCAGCCATAATGGATCACATCGCGGCGTCGGCCGCGGCAAAAAGTCGCGTAATCATTTTTCTTGCATTGAAACAGATTAGGTTTTTTCGCGTGCCATTAATCCTGGCTCAATAGTAACTGGTAGTAAAACATGCCAAATATGGCTACGGCAAAAGATCAGAAAACGACTTTCTAGTcacttttaaattgaatattcgcGCTTTcacataattgattaaaattgctCGAAATATTCgaaacttacaattagctaTATTCACTATGAGATTTTATTGTATGGGAACTTTCACACatgtatttgaaataaatttcctAATAGCACACTTACACAAGGCCAGCGTGAATTTTCCTTTGTTCGTTATACTCGAACTGAATAAGGCGCCTTTAAATTCATAATTGCCAGTCAGCTCTTTTTTCGGGAAGCTTTGCGTGTACACAatctaattaatgaaataattaaaatgatttagtTAATTTGTCACGCCatgtcattatttttgtctaaatttttaaataaaaataaatcatgtaaatacaaatatttacaatgcatacgaaaaataaaacaaatattaataattatgctaATTACAATcctgaataaattatatattcttaacttTAACATAAAGTATAGGATACATATGTTAAATCAGAATGTATCTGAAAGAAACTATTCAGCGAGCAACAcacgatataataaaattatatattacatcgcAAGCGTGTAATTACATCGTTTGAATAGAGCGCATGTATGTACCTTGTAATTTCTCAATTCGGAGATGAATTTTGTTACTTTACTGGTGGACCATCCGGTTTCG from Anoplolepis gracilipes chromosome 16, ASM4749672v1, whole genome shotgun sequence encodes:
- the Jhbp16 gene encoding uncharacterized protein Jhbp16; translated protein: MLRTLLIALLFYSSATALDFEEAFKNCRVDKLGFDACVREGLNSIRPYFKTGLPKYNVLPFDPFFAKEITATRGVPNFGFTLTLRNVTETGWSTSKVTKFISELRNYKIVYTQSFPKKELTGNYEFKGALFSSSITNKGKFTLALYDLIQTTTVTRLPGQKLRAQMDVETIRDLELHVTNLLFGKEFLENILDKIINNTWQPSFVVTRRLINELVSTAFTEIFDNSFRNFPFEQIFKSNQTIS